In the Paramisgurnus dabryanus chromosome 5, PD_genome_1.1, whole genome shotgun sequence genome, one interval contains:
- the upk2 gene encoding uroplakin-2 codes for MLAVLFIVGTLCPLNFAALDISLLNPQSDGVLTGIFSDAFLLRLPDCTSYGNKMANLLYQEFSGNQNNTKSFVVPTCNDTQSKQGYLLNNLKTGTKYSMWYNIKNDTSLPLTDTTTTVSDFRQINNGLQARSGAMVVITVILSLAMAVLLAGLIFLLAFSFH; via the exons ATGCTGGCTGTGCTCTTCATCGTGGGGACATTGTGTCCTCTAAACTTTGCAG CACTGGACATCAGCTTGCTGAATCCTCAGTCGGATGGGGTGCTGACCGGCATATTTTCAGATGCTTTTCTACTCCGTCTTCCTGACTGTACTTCTTACGGGAATAAGATGGCTAATCTGCTGTACCAGGAATTCAGTGGCAATCAAAACA ATACCAAATCGTTTGTGGTTCCAACGTGCAATGACACCCAGTCTAAGCAGGGTTATCTCCTGAACAACCTCAAAACTGGAACCAAATACAG CATGTGGTACAATATAAAAAACGACACAAGCTTACCACTGACTGATACAACTACAACTG TGAGTGATTTTCGTCAAATTAATAATGGCCTGCAGGCTCGCAGTGGAGCCATGGTGGTCATCACAGTCATCTTGTCTTTGGCTATGGCGGTGCTCCTGGCTGGTCTTATATTTCTTCTGGCTTTTTCTTTTCATTAA